The following are encoded together in the Adhaeribacter arboris genome:
- a CDS encoding PIN domain-containing protein encodes MIIVDTNIVFSALLNANRLIEELLLNSQNEFQFYCPELMQEEIQRYSGKLIKAPKLTESQFSQSYYRIFRHYRQCRVVAANIVMCSDNNAFSFIRA; translated from the coding sequence ATGATTATTGTTGATACGAATATTGTATTTAGTGCCTTGCTAAATGCTAACAGACTTATAGAAGAATTACTCTTGAATTCACAAAATGAATTTCAATTCTACTGCCCTGAGTTAATGCAGGAGGAAATTCAACGATATTCAGGTAAACTAATTAAAGCTCCAAAGTTAACGGAAAGTCAATTTTCTCAATCTTATTACCGAATATTCAGGCATTATCGGCAGTGCCGGGTGGTTGCCGCAAACATCGTAATGTGCTCCGATAATAACGCGTTCAGCTTCATTAGGGCCTAA
- a CDS encoding M20/M25/M40 family metallo-hydrolase: protein MKYNWLSSLARFSAALILITVVPYSVGAQTIVRPDAAIAQMVKEVSAQNLENTVRKLVSFETRHSLSSTTDKKRGIGAARNWVESEFQKAVAASGGRLTVTQDKYLVKADGRRIPADVEMANVMATLKGTDPSDNRIFIVSGHIDSRNTDVMDVKGQAPGANDDGSGVAAVIELARIMAARTFPATIIFVAVQGEEQGLYGAKHLAERAKKESWNLVALLNNDMIGNSFSDETNLRDNTHVRIFSEGVPALETEEMAALRKSIGGENDSRSRQLARYLKEMSERYVPQLEVVLNYRTDRFLRGGDHTPFSQAGFTAVRICEMNENYQHQHQNVRTENNIAYGDFPEHIDYDYLRKNTALNLATLASLASAPASPENAGIVTSNLTNQTELHWEAPATGKKPSGYFILMRETSLPMWQKKIYVSETKVLLPYSKDNYFFAVQAVDAEGHESLPVVPKPIR, encoded by the coding sequence ATGAAATATAACTGGCTTTCTTCTTTGGCGCGTTTTTCAGCCGCTTTAATTCTAATTACAGTCGTTCCTTATTCGGTTGGCGCTCAAACAATTGTGCGACCAGATGCAGCTATTGCGCAAATGGTGAAGGAGGTCTCTGCTCAGAATCTGGAAAATACCGTCCGGAAATTGGTTAGCTTCGAGACCCGGCATTCGTTAAGTTCTACCACCGATAAAAAACGAGGTATTGGCGCCGCCCGGAACTGGGTAGAAAGCGAATTCCAAAAAGCTGTTGCTGCTTCCGGAGGACGTTTAACCGTAACGCAAGATAAATACCTAGTTAAAGCCGATGGTCGTCGTATTCCGGCGGATGTGGAGATGGCGAATGTAATGGCCACTTTAAAAGGCACTGACCCCAGTGATAACCGCATATTTATTGTTTCGGGCCATATTGATAGCCGCAACACCGATGTGATGGATGTAAAAGGTCAGGCGCCGGGTGCTAACGACGATGGCTCGGGAGTAGCCGCTGTAATAGAATTAGCCCGTATAATGGCTGCGCGTACTTTTCCGGCTACTATTATTTTTGTGGCTGTGCAAGGCGAAGAACAAGGGTTATACGGGGCCAAACATTTAGCCGAACGCGCTAAAAAAGAGAGCTGGAACCTGGTAGCCCTATTAAACAACGACATGATTGGTAATTCTTTTTCCGATGAAACCAACCTGCGCGATAATACCCACGTCCGGATTTTTAGTGAAGGCGTACCCGCTCTGGAAACCGAAGAAATGGCCGCTTTGCGTAAAAGTATTGGCGGCGAAAACGACAGCCGCAGCCGCCAGTTGGCCCGTTACCTAAAAGAAATGAGCGAGCGTTATGTTCCGCAATTAGAAGTTGTGTTAAATTACCGTACCGACCGCTTTTTGCGAGGCGGCGACCATACCCCATTTAGCCAGGCTGGTTTTACTGCGGTGCGCATTTGCGAGATGAACGAAAATTACCAACACCAACATCAAAATGTCCGCACCGAAAACAACATTGCTTACGGCGATTTCCCCGAACATATCGACTACGATTACCTACGCAAAAATACGGCACTTAATTTAGCTACATTAGCTAGTCTGGCTTCCGCGCCAGCTTCGCCGGAAAATGCAGGAATTGTAACCAGCAATTTAACTAACCAAACCGAATTGCACTGGGAAGCGCCTGCTACCGGTAAAAAGCCAAGCGGTTACTTCATATTAATGCGGGAAACTTCCCTGCCTATGTGGCAGAAGAAAATTTACGTCAGCGAAACCAAAGTCCTGCTCCCCTACTCCAAGGATAATTACTTTTTCGCGGTACAAGCCGTAGACGCCGAAGGGCACGAAAGTTTACCCGTGGTGCCGAAGCCAATTCGGTAG
- a CDS encoding glycoside hydrolase family 95 protein — translation MMKLWFLFFGFFLTSAIRAQPQPSLKLWYTKPANAQAAEDPKNGWKDDPEWLKALPLGNGSLGAMVYGDVTRERIQLNEESMWSGSPDDNNNPNAFAAQAEIRKLLFAGKYKEASALTSQTQIAKGEGSGHGNGSTVPFGSFQLLGNLFLDFPKNLPYQNYQRELDLNDAVVRVSYTQNGVQFKREVFVSQPDQVMVVHLTANKPGQLSFTAQLSRPERFRTYAENDQLLMAGKLSNGKGGDGLAYLTRLKAKVNKGSVKYSEAGLTIQGANEVTLFLTASTDYKLEYPAYKGRNYEGITRTNLQKAMQKSYSQLFGKHLAEYQPYFKRVSFSLNSGEDKLPTDERLAVFKTNPTDRHLYELLFQYGRYLLIASSRPGTLPANLQGIWTNKLQSPWNGDYHTNINIQMNYWPAEVTNLPEMHLPYFDLLRSLTKPGAETAQIHYHARGWVIHPITNVWGYTAPGEEAGWGMHTGATAWLCQHIGEHYRFTQDKVFLQEHYPVLKAATEFYMDWLVVNSQTGKLVSGPAGSPENTFIAPDGSKSQISMGPAHEQQVIWQLFNDFLMASKVLGIQDDWTKRITQAQQSLAGPQIGSDGRLMEWASEFQEAEPGHRHISHLFALHPGNQINLVQTPELAAAAKKSLDYRIAKGGGHTGWSAAWLISQYARLKEAEKAKASLDVVVTKSTSPNLFGQHPPFQMDANFGTTAGIAEMLLQSHVQTASGGVLIDLLPALPASWAIGRVSGLKARGGFEITMNWQNNYLQQAEIRSEKGGEATLQYGGKSKVVSLLPGQKQVIQW, via the coding sequence ATGATGAAACTTTGGTTTTTATTTTTCGGGTTCTTTTTAACTTCCGCGATTAGGGCGCAACCGCAACCCAGTTTAAAATTATGGTATACCAAGCCAGCTAATGCGCAGGCCGCCGAAGACCCGAAAAACGGCTGGAAAGACGACCCCGAATGGCTTAAAGCGCTACCGTTGGGTAATGGTTCGCTGGGGGCGATGGTTTATGGAGATGTGACGCGGGAACGCATTCAGTTGAACGAAGAAAGCATGTGGTCGGGTAGTCCGGACGATAACAATAATCCGAATGCTTTTGCGGCTCAGGCCGAAATCCGGAAGTTACTGTTTGCCGGAAAATACAAAGAAGCCTCCGCTCTCACCAGCCAAACGCAGATTGCCAAAGGCGAAGGTTCCGGCCACGGCAACGGGTCAACGGTTCCTTTCGGTAGTTTTCAGTTATTAGGCAACCTTTTTCTCGATTTTCCTAAAAATTTGCCCTACCAGAATTATCAGCGGGAGCTCGACTTGAATGATGCCGTGGTGCGGGTTAGTTATACGCAGAATGGCGTGCAGTTTAAGCGCGAGGTGTTTGTGAGCCAGCCCGACCAGGTAATGGTAGTACATCTTACGGCCAATAAACCAGGGCAACTTTCTTTTACCGCCCAACTATCCCGCCCCGAACGGTTCCGAACTTACGCAGAGAATGACCAGTTACTAATGGCTGGCAAACTGAGCAACGGCAAAGGCGGCGATGGACTAGCCTACCTGACCCGACTAAAAGCCAAAGTGAATAAAGGCTCGGTAAAGTACAGTGAGGCCGGGTTAACGATTCAGGGAGCCAACGAAGTAACGTTATTTCTTACTGCTTCTACGGATTATAAGCTGGAATATCCTGCTTACAAAGGTCGGAATTACGAAGGTATCACTCGTACAAATTTGCAAAAAGCAATGCAAAAATCGTATAGCCAATTGTTCGGCAAGCATTTGGCCGAGTACCAGCCTTATTTTAAACGGGTTTCCTTTAGTCTTAATTCCGGGGAAGACAAGCTCCCCACCGATGAAAGGTTAGCCGTTTTTAAAACGAACCCCACCGACCGGCATTTATACGAGTTGTTGTTTCAATACGGCCGTTATTTACTCATTGCCTCGTCGCGGCCCGGTACTTTGCCGGCCAATTTACAAGGCATCTGGACGAATAAACTACAATCGCCCTGGAACGGCGATTACCACACCAATATTAATATTCAGATGAACTACTGGCCGGCCGAGGTAACCAATTTGCCGGAAATGCACTTGCCTTATTTTGATTTGCTTCGGTCCCTGACTAAACCTGGCGCCGAAACTGCCCAAATTCATTACCACGCCCGCGGTTGGGTTATTCATCCGATTACTAATGTTTGGGGATACACGGCTCCCGGCGAAGAAGCTGGTTGGGGTATGCATACCGGAGCTACGGCCTGGTTGTGTCAGCATATTGGCGAGCATTACCGTTTCACGCAGGATAAAGTTTTTTTACAGGAACACTATCCGGTATTAAAAGCCGCCACCGAGTTTTACATGGATTGGCTGGTAGTGAACTCGCAAACCGGCAAATTGGTTTCCGGGCCGGCCGGATCGCCGGAAAATACATTTATTGCGCCCGATGGCAGCAAAAGTCAGATTAGCATGGGCCCCGCCCACGAACAACAGGTAATCTGGCAATTATTCAATGATTTTCTAATGGCTTCAAAAGTATTGGGTATTCAGGATGACTGGACCAAACGCATTACCCAGGCCCAGCAATCTTTAGCTGGCCCGCAGATTGGCTCTGATGGTCGCTTAATGGAATGGGCTAGTGAATTCCAGGAAGCGGAACCCGGGCACCGCCATATTTCTCATTTATTCGCCCTGCATCCGGGTAATCAGATTAACCTGGTCCAAACGCCTGAATTAGCCGCTGCCGCTAAAAAATCTTTGGATTACCGCATTGCGAAAGGGGGCGGCCATACGGGTTGGAGCGCTGCCTGGCTAATAAGCCAATACGCCCGCCTGAAAGAAGCCGAAAAAGCTAAAGCCAGCCTGGATGTAGTTGTAACAAAAAGCACGTCGCCTAATTTATTTGGCCAGCATCCGCCGTTTCAGATGGACGCCAATTTTGGTACTACAGCCGGTATTGCCGAAATGTTGCTGCAAAGCCACGTGCAAACTGCTTCGGGCGGCGTACTCATTGACTTATTACCGGCTTTACCAGCCAGTTGGGCCATTGGCAGGGTCAGTGGTTTAAAGGCGAGAGGGGGCTTTGAGATCACCATGAACTGGCAAAATAACTATTTGCAACAAGCTGAAATCCGCTCCGAAAAAGGGGGTGAAGCAACCTTACAGTATGGGGGAAAATCTAAAGTTGTATCCCTGCTACCCGGGCAAAAGCAGGTTATCCAATGGTAA
- a CDS encoding HEAT repeat domain-containing protein, which yields MMDEKYIDLVTGHLEGTLTLQQEAELQEYIEQGTIKATEITEFKNLYCQIGDIPAPEPSAFMKADFQSMLADYKKEHPQRAPKGGFFGSWLASLSVPQVFGQVVFGMLVLAIGIGIGFRITPAKTYEKELSHLTGEVQNMREVMMLTLLKQSSATERLKAVNLTGDLETADTKVIRALLQTLNNDPNVNVRLATIEALYQHASNPTVREGLIAAISQQDSPLVQIALADVMLSLQEKKSVAELQKLLRKKDLNQAVEAKVKQTINVLI from the coding sequence ATGATGGATGAGAAGTACATCGACCTGGTAACGGGTCACCTGGAAGGCACCTTAACCCTGCAGCAAGAAGCTGAACTACAGGAATATATCGAACAAGGCACCATTAAGGCTACCGAAATAACTGAATTCAAAAACTTATACTGCCAGATAGGCGATATTCCGGCGCCGGAACCCAGCGCTTTTATGAAAGCTGATTTTCAGAGTATGTTGGCCGATTACAAAAAAGAACATCCGCAACGGGCACCCAAAGGTGGTTTTTTTGGCAGTTGGCTGGCTTCGCTGAGCGTGCCGCAGGTATTCGGGCAAGTAGTTTTCGGGATGCTAGTATTAGCTATTGGCATTGGGATTGGCTTCCGGATAACGCCGGCTAAAACCTACGAAAAAGAACTGAGCCACCTAACCGGCGAGGTGCAGAACATGCGCGAAGTAATGATGCTGACTTTACTCAAGCAATCATCGGCGACAGAGCGCCTGAAAGCGGTAAACTTAACCGGCGATTTAGAAACAGCCGATACCAAAGTAATTCGGGCTTTGCTGCAAACTTTAAACAACGACCCGAACGTGAACGTGCGCTTGGCCACCATCGAGGCTTTGTACCAACATGCTAGTAACCCTACCGTGCGCGAAGGATTAATTGCCGCCATCAGTCAGCAAGATTCGCCGCTGGTACAAATTGCCCTGGCCGATGTCATGCTGAGTTTACAGGAGAAAAAATCGGTAGCCGAATTGCAAAAATTATTGCGCAAGAAAGATTTAAATCAGGCGGTAGAAGCAAAAGTAAAACAAACTATCAACGTACTTATCTAA
- a CDS encoding HTTM domain-containing protein codes for MAQTATISPVRFHLLTWLRQPVDNSPLIIFRLFFGLLLALEAGGAIATGWVKRNFIEPTVHLPFIGFEWLKPLPGDGMYYYYGLMAILGLLILFGIYYRASLAAYMLLWWATYLMQKVSYNNHYYLIILLCFLMLLVPANAYASWDTRRNAAIRSLTCSRWCLAIFAAQIGIVYTFAAIAKIYPDWLQAMPIKLWFSVKAHYSLIGPLLQKHELQVFIAYGGILFDLFITPFLLWHKSRKWAFIASLFFHLFNSTVFQVGVFPYIGIALSVFFFNPETIRRLFFRKKPALSVTDTQPNAVPTNSFTPPIFYLLTIYFIIQLLLPIRHWFIPGDVHWTEEGHRMAWQMMLRAKTGTIYFEVRNPLTGQSQTVYPTQFLTSKQASVLPVRPDLIWQFAQFLKQHYQKQGYQQVQVFAFAQASLNGRPYQTFIDSKTDLAAVPWEPYKHASWILPYAQ; via the coding sequence ATGGCGCAAACCGCTACTATTTCCCCCGTTAGGTTTCATTTACTTACCTGGCTGCGTCAGCCGGTTGATAATAGCCCGTTAATTATTTTCCGGTTATTTTTTGGTTTGCTGCTCGCCCTGGAAGCAGGCGGAGCCATTGCTACCGGCTGGGTGAAACGCAATTTTATCGAACCCACGGTACACTTGCCTTTTATCGGTTTTGAGTGGCTAAAACCCTTGCCCGGCGACGGCATGTATTATTACTACGGGTTAATGGCTATACTTGGGCTGCTGATTCTATTTGGAATATATTACCGGGCTAGTCTGGCGGCTTATATGCTATTGTGGTGGGCCACCTACCTCATGCAAAAGGTTAGCTATAATAATCATTATTACTTAATAATTTTGCTTTGCTTTTTAATGTTGCTGGTGCCGGCAAATGCCTATGCCTCCTGGGATACCCGCCGGAATGCGGCTATTCGCTCTTTAACTTGCTCGCGGTGGTGTTTGGCTATATTTGCCGCTCAGATTGGGATTGTGTATACGTTTGCCGCCATTGCTAAAATATACCCCGATTGGCTACAAGCCATGCCCATTAAATTGTGGTTTAGTGTAAAAGCACATTACTCTCTAATCGGACCGCTATTACAAAAACATGAGTTACAGGTATTCATTGCCTACGGCGGTATCTTGTTCGATTTATTCATTACTCCTTTTTTGTTGTGGCATAAATCCCGGAAGTGGGCTTTTATCGCTTCACTTTTTTTTCATCTGTTTAATTCAACGGTATTTCAGGTAGGTGTTTTTCCGTACATAGGCATTGCCTTATCGGTATTCTTTTTTAATCCAGAAACCATCCGTCGCCTATTTTTCCGTAAAAAACCAGCCTTGTCGGTAACGGATACTCAACCGAACGCGGTACCGACAAACTCGTTCACGCCACCCATTTTTTACTTACTCACTATATACTTTATAATTCAGTTACTATTACCTATCCGGCACTGGTTTATTCCCGGCGATGTACATTGGACCGAAGAAGGGCATCGGATGGCCTGGCAAATGATGTTACGCGCTAAAACCGGCACTATTTACTTTGAAGTACGTAACCCACTTACCGGTCAGAGCCAAACCGTTTATCCCACGCAATTCCTCACTTCTAAACAGGCCAGCGTTTTACCCGTCCGGCCCGATTTAATCTGGCAATTTGCTCAGTTTCTGAAACAGCATTACCAAAAACAAGGCTACCAACAGGTGCAGGTTTTCGCGTTTGCGCAAGCCAGCCTCAACGGTCGGCCTTATCAAACTTTCATTGATAGTAAAACAGATTTAGCCGCCGTTCCCTGGGAGCCTTATAAACACGCTTCCTGGATTTTACCGTATGCACAATAA
- a CDS encoding RNA polymerase sigma factor, with translation MDALADNALMLKVKSGDVDRLGLLFDRYHRVLYSFFYRFTSSKMVSEDLVQNVFMRMLKYKHTFTGEGKFTTWMYHLARNVYADYYRKDSRLGFSDDFTTVENSLHNSYNLEEQTKKDEEIQLLQKALNQLSPDKKEVLILSRYQDLKYKEIADILGCSEAAVKVKVFRAMQDLKNIYTQLERQEI, from the coding sequence TTGGACGCACTAGCCGATAATGCTTTAATGCTGAAAGTAAAATCCGGAGACGTAGATCGGCTGGGATTGCTGTTCGACCGGTATCACCGGGTGCTGTACAGCTTTTTTTACCGGTTTACCTCAAGCAAAATGGTGAGCGAAGATTTGGTGCAAAACGTTTTTATGCGCATGCTGAAGTACAAACATACGTTTACCGGCGAAGGTAAATTTACTACCTGGATGTACCACTTAGCCCGCAACGTATACGCCGATTATTACCGCAAAGACAGTCGTTTGGGTTTTTCGGATGATTTTACCACGGTAGAAAACAGCTTGCATAATTCTTATAACCTAGAAGAGCAAACCAAGAAAGACGAAGAAATACAATTATTGCAGAAGGCCCTGAACCAGCTTAGTCCCGATAAAAAAGAAGTTTTAATCCTAAGCCGGTACCAGGACCTAAAATACAAAGAAATTGCCGACATACTGGGCTGCTCCGAAGCGGCGGTGAAAGTAAAAGTATTTCGGGCAATGCAGGATTTAAAAAATATTTACACCCAATTGGAAAGGCAAGAAATATGA
- a CDS encoding TolB-like translocation protein: MPICTLLLTPKRSVLLVFAFFLITYVAQAQLNTNPPNVSWRQINTEKFQIIFPSDFEKEAQRVANTLQYLHAPLSRTLGREPRRLPLILQNRNAIANGFVTLAPRRSEFYTMPTQDYTLLGTNRWLDLLAVHEFRHVVQYDKARQGTSKLAYYLFGDYGLSVANNLALPNWFWEGDAVGTETAFTSSGRGRTPDFDLLYRTNLLSDRNYSYNKQHLGSFKDPVPNHYVLGYHFTTYGRRHYGPEFWGKVVDQASSRFFVPFIFSSAMRYETGYRLPANYRRMQHELDSLWTQQANQIKPTEATTITKRINSTYTHYEFPQELSDGSIVALKSGLGDYPHFVKIAADGQEKKLFTPGPINGNAMLSVAQNKIVWSEYEFDPRWQVRTYSVIKYFDVTTGKQHVLQRKTRLAAPAFSPDASKIAAIETSLQNDYTLVILDANTGQELQRIPAPENSFISMPRWAPDGKSIVLLRTAQGRRSISLLNIETSTFTELLEPTTENIGHPVLAGNYVYFNAPYLGIENVFALDVTTRKQFQVTARPFAGINAVVSHNGKQILFNDFTKTGYDVARMENNPAAWIPLEQVPDIRVKYYQPLVEQEGKPNILTEVPTKVYPVQPYSKFKHSIKPHSWVPGRDVINNTLTATVFSQDLLSTTLTSLGYTYNVNEESSRAFADISYQGFYPIINLTGAVGQRAEVEDDSLSYGWRENSLTAGLQLPLNLTHSRYNETLTLGASASLTSIAGYERPRQALTEQSNGALRSVQYSLAYNRVFTTSKRDLAGRFEQRLAVNYFHTPMGGDYQSSLLAASVRLAFPGLFKHHSFQIGGNYQQQGVENYRFASTLVFPRGYRYRSHQNFSSGFVQYKLPLWYPDLALGPILYFQRLRGNVFFDYGRGWSTKTVYQPNKRYQSVGAELVTDFNIMRLNSILLNVGVRASYLPKEKDYELEFLVLDLGF; this comes from the coding sequence ATGCCTATTTGTACTTTGCTTCTTACGCCGAAGCGCAGTGTATTACTAGTGTTTGCTTTTTTCTTAATTACGTACGTTGCCCAGGCCCAATTAAACACCAACCCACCCAATGTTTCGTGGCGACAAATTAACACCGAAAAATTCCAGATAATTTTCCCTTCTGATTTTGAGAAGGAGGCCCAACGCGTGGCCAATACCTTGCAGTACTTGCACGCACCCCTATCGCGTACCTTGGGCCGGGAACCGCGGCGCTTGCCCCTTATCTTACAGAATCGCAACGCTATTGCCAATGGCTTTGTTACCCTGGCGCCACGCCGTTCGGAGTTTTATACTATGCCTACTCAGGATTATACTTTGCTGGGTACTAACCGCTGGCTCGATTTATTAGCGGTACACGAGTTCCGGCACGTGGTACAATACGACAAAGCCCGGCAGGGAACTTCTAAACTGGCTTATTATCTGTTTGGCGATTATGGTTTATCGGTAGCAAATAACCTGGCTTTACCTAATTGGTTTTGGGAAGGCGATGCCGTTGGTACCGAAACCGCTTTTACCAGCAGCGGCCGCGGCCGTACGCCTGATTTTGATTTATTATACCGCACTAATTTATTGAGCGACCGGAATTACTCGTACAACAAACAGCATTTAGGTTCTTTTAAAGATCCTGTACCCAACCATTACGTACTGGGTTATCATTTTACCACCTATGGCCGCCGGCATTATGGTCCTGAGTTCTGGGGGAAAGTGGTAGACCAGGCGTCCAGCCGGTTTTTTGTGCCGTTTATTTTTTCATCCGCAATGCGCTACGAAACCGGTTACCGACTGCCCGCCAATTACCGCCGGATGCAACACGAACTCGATTCGCTCTGGACCCAACAAGCTAACCAGATTAAACCAACCGAAGCTACTACCATAACGAAACGGATAAATTCTACCTACACCCATTACGAATTTCCGCAGGAACTTTCCGATGGCAGCATTGTAGCGCTAAAATCTGGCTTGGGCGATTATCCGCATTTTGTAAAAATTGCAGCCGATGGACAGGAAAAGAAATTGTTTACTCCCGGCCCGATTAACGGAAATGCTATGCTATCGGTAGCTCAAAATAAAATTGTTTGGTCGGAGTACGAGTTTGATCCCCGCTGGCAGGTCCGGACGTATTCGGTTATTAAATATTTTGATGTAACCACGGGTAAACAACACGTATTACAACGCAAAACCCGGTTGGCCGCTCCTGCTTTTTCGCCGGATGCCAGCAAAATAGCCGCTATCGAAACCTCACTGCAAAATGACTACACGCTGGTAATTCTGGATGCAAATACCGGCCAGGAGTTACAACGCATTCCGGCTCCGGAAAATAGTTTTATTTCCATGCCTCGCTGGGCTCCGGATGGTAAAAGTATTGTGTTGCTTCGTACCGCGCAGGGGCGCCGTTCCATCAGTTTGTTAAATATTGAAACAAGTACCTTTACCGAATTACTAGAACCTACCACCGAAAATATTGGCCACCCGGTACTAGCGGGAAATTACGTTTACTTTAATGCCCCGTACCTCGGCATTGAAAATGTTTTTGCCCTGGATGTTACTACCCGTAAACAGTTTCAGGTAACGGCCCGTCCGTTTGCCGGTATCAATGCGGTTGTTAGCCATAATGGGAAGCAAATTTTATTTAATGATTTTACCAAAACTGGCTACGATGTAGCCCGAATGGAAAACAACCCCGCTGCGTGGATACCGTTGGAGCAGGTGCCGGATATCCGGGTAAAGTATTACCAGCCTTTAGTAGAGCAGGAAGGTAAGCCGAATATTTTAACCGAAGTGCCCACTAAAGTTTATCCCGTTCAGCCTTATTCTAAATTCAAGCATAGTATAAAACCGCACAGCTGGGTACCGGGCCGCGATGTTATCAATAATACCTTAACCGCAACTGTTTTCTCGCAGGATTTGTTAAGCACTACGCTTACCAGTTTGGGATATACCTATAATGTAAACGAAGAAAGCAGCCGGGCTTTTGCCGATATTAGCTACCAGGGTTTTTATCCGATTATTAATCTTACGGGAGCCGTGGGGCAGCGGGCCGAAGTGGAAGACGATAGCCTTTCGTACGGCTGGAGAGAAAATAGTTTAACAGCCGGATTGCAGTTACCTTTAAATTTAACGCATTCCCGATATAATGAAACCTTAACTTTAGGCGCTTCGGCCAGCCTCACCAGTATTGCGGGTTACGAACGGCCGCGGCAAGCGCTAACGGAGCAAAGTAACGGCGCTTTACGCAGTGTGCAGTATAGTTTGGCCTATAACCGGGTGTTTACCACCAGCAAACGCGATTTAGCCGGACGATTTGAACAACGTTTGGCCGTAAATTATTTTCATACTCCTATGGGCGGCGATTACCAGAGTAGTTTATTAGCCGCTTCGGTTCGTTTGGCTTTTCCTGGATTATTTAAACATCATTCGTTCCAGATCGGGGGTAATTACCAGCAGCAAGGAGTAGAAAATTACCGGTTTGCCAGCACCCTGGTTTTCCCGCGAGGTTATCGTTACCGTTCGCATCAGAACTTTTCCAGTGGTTTCGTGCAGTATAAATTACCCTTATGGTACCCCGATTTAGCTCTGGGACCCATACTGTATTTTCAACGGTTAAGAGGCAACGTATTTTTTGATTATGGCCGCGGTTGGAGTACTAAAACCGTTTACCAACCAAATAAACGGTATCAATCAGTAGGAGCTGAGTTAGTTACTGATTTTAACATTATGCGCTTAAATAGTATTTTATTAAATGTGGGCGTACGGGCTTCCTATTTACCAAAAGAGAAGGATTATGAGCTAGAGTTCCTGGTGTTGGATTTAGGTTTTTGA